CACCGCCCGCGCTGCCAAGCTGACCATGAACCGCGAAGGTATCCGCCGTCTGGCTGCCGAGGAGCTGGGCCTGAAAAGCTCCCCCTACATCTTTGCTGAAACCGAGGAAGAATTCCGTGCGGCGATTGCAGAGATCGGCATGCCTTGTGTCATCAAGCCCATCATGTCCTCCTCTGGCAAAGGCCAGAGCGTGGTAAAGAGCGAGGCCGACATCGCCCATTCCTGGCAATACGCCCAGGAAGGCGGCCGCGCAGGGAAGGGGAAGGTCATTGTGGAAGGCTTTGTGGACTTTGATTATGAGATCACCATGCTCACCGTGCGCCATGCTGGCGGCACTTCCTTTTGCGCCCCGGTCGGGCATACGCAGATCAAAGGGGATTACCGGGAGTCCTGGCAGCCGCATGCCATGAGCGAAAAAGCGCTGGCTGCTGCCGAGCACATGGCCGGAGCCATCACCGAGGCCCTCGGTGGTCGTGGCCTCTTCGGTGTGGAGCTTTTTATCAAGGGTGATGACGTCATCTTCAGCGAGGTGTCCCCGCGTCCGCATGATACCGGTCTGGTCACCCTCATTTCACAGGATCTGTCCGAATTCGCCCT
The DNA window shown above is from Prosthecobacter fusiformis and carries:
- the purT gene encoding formate-dependent phosphoribosylglycinamide formyltransferase: MSRIGTPLSSTATKVMLLGSGELGKEVVIELQRLGCEVIAVDRYANAPAMQVAHRSHVISMLDGEALRRLVEVEMPNFIVPEIEAIATDTLVELENEGFTVVPTARAAKLTMNREGIRRLAAEELGLKSSPYIFAETEEEFRAAIAEIGMPCVIKPIMSSSGKGQSVVKSEADIAHSWQYAQEGGRAGKGKVIVEGFVDFDYEITMLTVRHAGGTSFCAPVGHTQIKGDYRESWQPHAMSEKALAAAEHMAGAITEALGGRGLFGVELFIKGDDVIFSEVSPRPHDTGLVTLISQDLSEFALHVRAILGLPIPNIRQHGPSASCAVLVEGDSSQVQFGSLDQVLAEPDTQMRLFGKPTVSGQRRMAVTLACAESIDEARAKAHRAAQAMEIRL